One stretch of Schlesneria sp. DSM 10557 DNA includes these proteins:
- a CDS encoding WXG100 family type VII secretion target, producing MSQAIVDPAELRRFASLLREFTNELQGRLVTVNTQLNSLSQTWRDQEHLKFADEFSQHLKLLARFIEANETHVPYLLRKAERIEEYLSQK from the coding sequence ATGTCGCAAGCAATCGTTGATCCAGCCGAATTGAGGAGGTTTGCCTCGCTACTGCGCGAGTTTACCAACGAACTGCAAGGCCGACTCGTCACAGTGAACACCCAACTGAACTCCCTCAGCCAGACCTGGCGAGATCAAGAGCACCTGAAATTTGCTGACGAGTTCTCACAGCACCTCAAACTGCTGGCCCGCTTCATTGAAGCCAATGAGACTCATGTCCCTTACCTGCTGCGTAAAGCAGAAAGGATTGAGGAGTATCTTTCTCAGAAGTAG
- a CDS encoding DUF1559 domain-containing protein has translation MMKRLRVQQQSWARAFTLIELLVVIAIIAVLIALLLPAVQQAREAARRTQCKNNLKQLGLAMHNYHDTHLIFPNNRMASIQNGNNFNNNCYSSLGWTFQLLPYFDQAPLFNSVNTAFCATANRGGDSLYGNNAQPVAVTARNTVLTGLLCPSNPQPNIVSGGSYNDSSWDDGITGARTDYVGNLGFMNSGHRDCPIADYPGVEWAQAWDISILPLQGHNGVFGFQGSINLSKITDGTTNTIMIMESMHWRDKNVKDQLFGDSHWMGPWAIHSLEMPINTQPAGDYRCDQMSSNHTGGAQALLCDGSVRFISENIGNSVRLALATRGKSDPLGEF, from the coding sequence ATGATGAAACGATTGCGCGTTCAGCAGCAATCATGGGCGAGAGCGTTCACATTGATAGAACTTCTTGTCGTGATTGCCATTATCGCAGTGTTGATTGCCTTGCTGCTGCCAGCAGTACAGCAGGCACGCGAAGCCGCACGGCGGACCCAGTGCAAAAACAATCTGAAGCAACTCGGATTGGCCATGCACAACTATCACGACACGCATCTGATTTTCCCCAACAACCGGATGGCAAGCATCCAGAACGGGAATAACTTTAACAACAACTGCTATTCCTCTCTGGGATGGACCTTTCAGCTTCTCCCATACTTCGACCAAGCGCCTCTGTTTAACTCCGTCAATACAGCTTTCTGTGCGACTGCAAACCGAGGTGGCGACAGTCTCTACGGAAACAACGCCCAACCTGTTGCTGTGACCGCACGAAACACAGTCCTGACCGGACTGCTCTGCCCCAGCAATCCACAGCCCAATATCGTTTCCGGTGGTTCCTATAACGATAGCAGCTGGGACGATGGGATTACCGGTGCCCGTACTGACTACGTGGGGAACCTGGGATTCATGAACTCGGGTCACCGTGACTGTCCGATCGCCGATTATCCCGGTGTGGAATGGGCACAGGCATGGGACATCAGCATCCTGCCCCTGCAGGGACACAACGGAGTTTTTGGCTTCCAGGGCTCGATCAATCTCAGCAAGATCACCGATGGTACGACGAATACCATCATGATCATGGAATCAATGCACTGGCGAGACAAGAACGTCAAAGATCAACTGTTCGGCGATTCGCACTGGATGGGTCCCTGGGCAATCCACAGTCTTGAAATGCCCATCAATACGCAGCCTGCGGGAGACTATCGCTGCGATCAGATGAGCAGCAATCATACGGGTGGGGCACAGGCCCTGCTGTGTGATGGTTCGGTCCGATTCATCTCGGAAAACATCGGTAACTCGGTGCGACTGGCTCTCGCAACACGCGGTAAGAGCGACCCCTTGGGTGAATTCTAA
- a CDS encoding DUF4080 domain-containing protein, with protein sequence MPSIILATLNARYIHCAFGLRYLWANLGELKDDASLLEFTTQQPTLEILDAILEQQPRIVGFGVYIWNIEETTRLIADLKRVRPDIVVVLGGPEVSYESEGQPIVGLADHVIGGEADLAFASFCREYLAASETCDGSLKISRPHTATAPLPALNELTLPYDLYSDEDIAHRVIYVEASRGCPFTCEFCLSALEIPVRQFPLEDFLAAIDKLLRRGARQFKFVDRTFNLNLRVSRTILEFFLERYQPGLFLHFEMIPDRLPEALKQLITRFPAGALQFEVGIQTFNPDVCKLISRQQDNEQAEQNLNWLRNETGVHIHADLIVGLPGETLESFGEGFDRLVALRPHEIQVGILKRLRGTPIVRHDEEWRMVYSPHPPYEILSNKLLGYAAVQELRRFAKYWDAIANSGNFVETLPLVWMEPAETAPLESAGRPEAGTTMTGSPFHEFRQLVAWLFAEERKTHGIALGRLLELLMQYLTERRGWSADVVAASLWRDYQRGGRSDKPKCLRPYLDANLQSPSPSLVRRDGSPKRQSRHHTA encoded by the coding sequence ATGCCCAGTATCATTCTCGCCACATTGAATGCTCGCTACATCCATTGTGCGTTTGGACTGCGTTACCTCTGGGCAAACCTGGGTGAACTAAAAGATGACGCCTCGCTGCTTGAGTTCACGACTCAGCAGCCGACGCTGGAAATCCTGGATGCCATCCTTGAGCAGCAGCCAAGGATCGTGGGGTTTGGCGTCTATATTTGGAATATCGAAGAAACCACGCGACTGATCGCCGATTTGAAACGCGTCCGGCCAGACATCGTCGTCGTGCTCGGGGGCCCCGAAGTCAGCTACGAGTCAGAAGGCCAGCCCATCGTCGGACTGGCAGACCACGTCATCGGCGGCGAGGCCGATCTGGCGTTCGCCTCGTTCTGCCGAGAGTATCTTGCGGCTTCTGAGACCTGTGATGGTTCGTTGAAAATCAGCAGGCCTCATACGGCAACTGCACCGCTCCCTGCACTCAACGAACTGACGTTGCCTTACGACCTTTATTCTGACGAGGACATTGCTCATCGGGTGATCTACGTTGAAGCGTCGCGGGGATGTCCCTTCACTTGTGAATTCTGCCTGTCCGCACTGGAGATCCCGGTCAGGCAATTCCCGCTGGAGGACTTTCTGGCCGCGATCGACAAACTGCTGCGCAGGGGGGCTCGCCAATTCAAGTTTGTCGACCGGACTTTCAATCTGAATTTGCGGGTGAGTCGAACAATTCTCGAGTTCTTTCTGGAGCGTTACCAGCCAGGGCTGTTCCTGCATTTTGAGATGATTCCTGACCGGCTGCCCGAAGCTCTCAAGCAACTGATCACACGGTTTCCGGCGGGGGCCTTGCAGTTTGAAGTGGGCATTCAGACCTTCAACCCTGATGTCTGCAAGCTCATCAGCCGCCAACAGGACAACGAGCAGGCTGAACAGAATTTGAACTGGCTGAGAAATGAGACCGGGGTCCACATTCATGCAGACCTGATCGTGGGATTGCCGGGTGAGACTCTCGAGAGCTTCGGAGAGGGATTCGATCGTCTGGTCGCCCTGCGACCTCATGAGATCCAGGTCGGCATCCTCAAGCGACTTCGCGGTACTCCCATCGTCCGACATGATGAAGAGTGGAGAATGGTTTACAGCCCTCATCCCCCCTACGAAATCCTGTCGAACAAGCTGCTGGGCTATGCTGCCGTGCAGGAACTGCGCCGGTTTGCGAAGTATTGGGACGCCATTGCCAACAGCGGCAACTTTGTCGAAACGCTGCCACTTGTCTGGATGGAGCCCGCCGAGACGGCTCCTCTTGAAAGTGCAGGGCGACCGGAAGCTGGGACCACCATGACAGGTTCCCCGTTCCACGAGTTTCGTCAACTGGTGGCCTGGTTGTTCGCGGAAGAGCGGAAAACACACGGAATTGCGCTGGGCCGCTTACTCGAACTGCTGATGCAGTATCTGACAGAACGACGGGGTTGGTCTGCGGATGTGGTTGCTGCGTCCCTTTGGCGAGACTACCAGCGGGGTGGCCGTAGCGATAAGCCAAAGTGCCTGCGGCCCTATCTGGATGCCAACTTGCAAAGCCCCTCGCCCTCGTTGGTCCGACGGGATGGCAGCCCCAAACGGCAGTCACGCCATCATACGGCGTGA